From the Streptomyces sp. Tu 2975 genome, one window contains:
- a CDS encoding dihydrofolate reductase family protein: MNNPIRLYMSMSLDGYIAGPDDRPGQELGHAGGRLFNWLDDRGSDGPSGQVFREASATGAVISGRRTFELAGRWQGDHHDGVPIFVLTHQVDDGDVPPGHARFVTDVDDCARQARAAAGDRPVMVHGAGAAQALLLAGHIDEMEIHLIPVLLGDGRRLFDHLGGEHIELDLVRRLEDRDVTHLRYRVRRPEVTA; the protein is encoded by the coding sequence ATGAACAATCCGATTCGGCTGTACATGTCGATGTCGCTCGACGGCTATATCGCAGGCCCGGACGATCGGCCAGGGCAGGAGCTCGGACATGCCGGAGGACGGCTCTTCAACTGGCTCGACGACCGGGGGTCCGACGGTCCGAGCGGCCAGGTCTTCCGCGAGGCGTCGGCGACCGGCGCGGTGATCTCCGGCCGTCGGACTTTCGAACTCGCCGGGCGCTGGCAGGGCGACCACCACGATGGCGTGCCGATCTTCGTCCTCACCCACCAGGTGGATGACGGGGACGTGCCACCCGGTCACGCGCGTTTCGTCACCGATGTCGATGACTGCGCCCGTCAGGCTCGCGCAGCCGCCGGGGACCGGCCGGTCATGGTCCATGGGGCGGGCGCGGCCCAAGCGCTCCTCCTGGCCGGGCACATTGACGAGATGGAGATCCACCTGATTCCGGTCCTTCTCGGGGACGGCAGACGGTTGTTCGACCACCTCGGTGGTGAACACATCGAACTCGACCTCGTCCGACGGCTCGAGGACCGGGACGTCACCCACCTCCGCTACCGGGTACGCCGACCCGAGGTGACCGCATGA
- a CDS encoding GNAT family N-acetyltransferase — protein MGAALTTSLGNPMARRSFAVKNRWMHEIELSDGVITLSPLRLDDVEAHLTGEDELLVRWLNGGPGTREGVEAYFRHCREQWDTAGPLRAFGIRVGADKVLAGTTDLRFTGEGLAPGQVNVAYGLYPSWRGRGLATRAVLLASQYAASGGGEEAVIQVEPENPASAAVARRAGFTPGNQSHSKDGTRFQWYIRDLRVALQ, from the coding sequence GTGGGAGCAGCTCTGACGACGTCCCTCGGCAATCCGATGGCGCGACGCAGCTTCGCCGTCAAGAATCGGTGGATGCATGAAATAGAGCTGTCCGACGGGGTCATCACTCTGTCGCCGTTGCGCCTGGACGATGTGGAGGCACATCTCACGGGGGAGGATGAGCTGCTGGTTCGCTGGCTCAACGGTGGTCCCGGCACGCGTGAGGGCGTGGAAGCGTACTTCCGGCACTGTCGGGAACAGTGGGACACGGCCGGGCCGCTCCGCGCTTTTGGAATCCGGGTAGGCGCCGACAAGGTGCTCGCGGGGACGACCGACCTGCGGTTCACAGGAGAGGGCTTGGCTCCCGGCCAGGTGAACGTTGCCTACGGCCTCTATCCGTCATGGAGGGGGCGTGGACTGGCTACCCGGGCGGTCCTCCTGGCGTCCCAGTACGCGGCCAGCGGGGGTGGGGAGGAGGCGGTGATCCAGGTGGAGCCGGAGAATCCCGCATCCGCCGCAGTCGCGCGGCGGGCAGGATTCACCCCCGGCAACCAGTCGCACAGCAAGGACGGCACACGGTTCCAGTGGTACATCCGGGACCTGCGCGTCGCTCTCCAGTGA
- a CDS encoding fic family toxin-antitoxin system, toxin component — translation MELHIDVPWILQVAEIAGAGDPAPDDYGVPLAAVARHRAEFFEQPVYGSPYAKAAALVHTLGRCRWLERSNMAVAAACGVMYLEASGIAVKPTRSDAMALRDLLLDPGCTAAKIAELLRTWPSVT, via the coding sequence ATGGAACTGCACATCGACGTCCCCTGGATCCTGCAAGTCGCAGAAATCGCCGGAGCGGGCGATCCGGCCCCCGACGATTACGGCGTGCCTCTCGCCGCCGTCGCGCGCCACCGCGCCGAGTTCTTCGAGCAGCCCGTCTACGGCAGCCCCTACGCCAAGGCCGCCGCCCTCGTACATACTCTGGGTCGCTGCCGCTGGCTCGAGCGCTCCAACATGGCCGTTGCCGCCGCCTGCGGCGTCATGTACCTCGAAGCCTCAGGCATCGCGGTCAAACCGACGCGCAGCGACGCCATGGCTCTACGCGACCTCCTTCTCGACCCCGGTTGCACCGCCGCCAAGATTGCTGAACTGCTGCGCACCTGGCCCTCCGTCACATGA
- a CDS encoding SpoIIE family protein phosphatase, with protein MREMIVGGTAEREDLLAAAVVEAVEGTGAYAGSVFLRSRDRRSIVLAATCGVPPSLLGGWRLIPVNSPIPVAAAFSSRRTVHLADAEETMRRYPQLAVALPYAFGSCSVPVGSGEETFGALAIVWAASPGGEGMSKAQRRHVRTIADRLGDALSDLRARTGDPVECDPQTIPVETPAPSAPAVRAGLFEWDLVTGAVTVDDELCAIFGLEPSAFDGRAETLASCLHPGDRAALRAAARAAAAEGRITARRLRIRDRGGGSEGYRTVELWGRVLEDDSTRARTHLVGTVVDAQAGSAAVAAVERLRDGLFSLAPDGRVTYANQSALLLLGVPGNDLLGRFLSDVLPWLSDPEVEYRHRSAMISQAPVSFLVCRPPDRWLAFSLHPEADGVTGRVVPIGDAPSSTTPSASSAETATGATPARLGVMYHVLQLGSALTEAVTAREVCEVISDQLLPAFGGQQLAIYVVRDGTMHLLFHTGHHEDFLDWLEGVPLHARLPGTETLTSGTPLFIESQQDLSQGYPGIPTGDVRSWAYLPLIASSHPVGTCVLGFDEVHQFTERDRGVLTALAGLIAQALERARLYDSEFALARGLQQALLPHRLPVVPGIRTVARYLPGTSGMDIGGDWYDVIPTGSGVALVIGDVEGHSIAAAATMAQLRSAVRAFAAVGHTPGDVMAGVNRTLVDLDPGLLASCCYIDLEPHGHHAYAVTAGHLPPLLRRPDATTSALELDIGPLLGVDRASAYPATRINLPPGSVLALYTDGLVEERGADISEGIDRLRASMAHTPGDTPDELADRLLHNARGSSYRADDIALLLTELAPGHGAEVIPDHGAR; from the coding sequence ATGCGCGAAATGATCGTCGGCGGCACAGCGGAGCGTGAGGATCTACTTGCTGCGGCCGTCGTCGAAGCGGTCGAAGGAACCGGCGCTTATGCGGGGAGTGTTTTTCTCCGCTCCCGCGACCGCCGGTCGATCGTGCTCGCCGCGACGTGCGGGGTGCCGCCCTCTCTGCTCGGGGGCTGGCGCCTCATTCCGGTGAACAGTCCCATCCCGGTCGCCGCAGCCTTCAGCTCCAGGCGAACGGTTCACCTGGCCGATGCGGAGGAGACGATGCGCCGGTATCCCCAGCTCGCGGTGGCTCTGCCGTACGCCTTCGGCTCCTGCTCCGTGCCGGTGGGCTCAGGTGAGGAGACCTTCGGCGCGCTGGCGATCGTCTGGGCGGCATCACCCGGCGGTGAAGGGATGTCCAAGGCCCAGCGCCGACACGTGCGGACCATCGCCGACCGGCTCGGTGACGCCCTCTCCGACCTCCGCGCCCGTACCGGCGATCCCGTCGAGTGCGACCCGCAGACGATTCCCGTCGAGACCCCGGCTCCCTCGGCACCGGCCGTGCGGGCCGGCCTGTTCGAGTGGGACCTTGTCACCGGCGCGGTCACCGTGGACGACGAGCTCTGCGCGATCTTCGGTCTCGAGCCCTCTGCTTTCGACGGACGAGCCGAAACGCTTGCTTCCTGCCTGCACCCCGGCGACCGCGCCGCCCTGCGAGCGGCCGCCCGCGCGGCAGCCGCCGAGGGTCGGATCACAGCGCGGCGCCTGCGCATCCGGGATCGCGGGGGCGGCAGCGAGGGGTACCGCACAGTCGAGTTGTGGGGCCGCGTGCTCGAGGACGACAGCACGCGGGCACGCACCCACCTGGTCGGTACGGTCGTCGACGCGCAGGCCGGCAGCGCGGCCGTAGCCGCGGTCGAACGGCTGCGGGACGGGCTGTTCTCCCTCGCCCCCGACGGGCGGGTCACCTACGCCAACCAGAGCGCCCTGCTGCTGCTGGGCGTGCCCGGCAACGACTTGCTGGGACGGTTTCTCTCGGACGTACTGCCGTGGCTGTCCGATCCCGAGGTCGAGTACCGGCACCGGTCCGCGATGATCTCGCAGGCGCCAGTCTCCTTCCTTGTCTGCCGACCGCCCGACCGGTGGCTCGCCTTCTCCCTGCATCCGGAAGCGGACGGGGTAACCGGCCGGGTGGTGCCCATCGGCGACGCGCCCTCGAGCACAACGCCATCCGCCTCCTCGGCCGAGACAGCAACCGGTGCCACCCCCGCGCGCCTGGGCGTCATGTACCACGTCCTGCAGCTGGGCAGCGCGCTGACCGAGGCGGTCACCGCCCGCGAAGTCTGCGAAGTCATCTCCGACCAGCTCCTACCGGCATTCGGCGGCCAGCAGCTGGCGATCTACGTGGTCCGCGACGGAACGATGCATCTGCTCTTCCACACCGGCCACCACGAAGACTTCCTCGACTGGCTGGAGGGCGTACCGCTGCATGCCCGCCTGCCCGGTACGGAGACCCTGACCTCCGGCACTCCGCTCTTCATCGAGTCGCAGCAGGACCTCTCCCAGGGCTACCCCGGCATCCCCACGGGCGACGTACGCTCCTGGGCGTATCTGCCACTGATCGCCTCAAGCCACCCCGTCGGCACCTGCGTCCTCGGTTTCGACGAGGTCCACCAGTTCACGGAGAGGGACCGCGGCGTCCTCACCGCGCTTGCCGGGCTGATCGCCCAAGCGCTGGAACGAGCGCGACTCTACGACTCCGAGTTCGCCCTCGCGCGCGGCCTGCAGCAAGCGCTCCTGCCGCACCGGCTGCCGGTAGTCCCGGGCATCCGCACCGTCGCGCGCTATCTGCCCGGCACCAGTGGAATGGACATCGGTGGCGACTGGTACGACGTCATCCCCACCGGTAGTGGGGTCGCTCTTGTCATCGGGGACGTGGAGGGTCACAGCATCGCCGCCGCGGCCACCATGGCCCAGTTGCGCAGCGCCGTGCGGGCCTTCGCGGCGGTAGGGCATACGCCCGGCGATGTGATGGCGGGCGTCAACCGAACCCTCGTCGATCTCGACCCCGGGCTGCTGGCCAGCTGCTGCTACATCGACCTCGAACCTCACGGCCACCACGCCTACGCAGTGACCGCCGGCCATCTCCCACCCCTGCTCCGCCGTCCCGACGCGACGACCAGTGCCCTTGAACTGGACATCGGCCCACTCCTCGGTGTGGATCGCGCAAGCGCCTATCCAGCAACCCGGATCAACCTCCCACCAGGGTCCGTCCTCGCCCTCTACACCGACGGACTGGTCGAGGAACGCGGCGCCGACATCAGCGAAGGGATCGACCGCCTGCGAGCATCCATGGCCCACACCCCTGGGGACACACCGGACGAACTCGCCGACCGGCTTCTGCACAACGCCCGGGGCTCTTCGTACCGAGCAGACGACATCGCCCTTCTGCTCACCGAGCTCGCTCCCGGTCACGGTGCCGAGGTGATACCCGATCACGGTGCCAGGTAG
- a CDS encoding GNAT family N-acetyltransferase has translation MSLPRTGVAEVVVPVLVRDLTPTDLPACAWSGSTAHLMQVEREVVRAAAGDVDYLALCTPADVPVAIGGIDYQVTASVGTLWQLAVLPALQSCGLGTMLIRAAEDRIRSRGLHRAELAVEESNPRARALYERLGYLAHGRRPDAWDVQAPDGSLLRHETMCTLMHKHLS, from the coding sequence ATGAGTCTTCCTCGTACCGGGGTGGCCGAGGTTGTCGTGCCAGTCCTCGTCCGTGACCTGACGCCCACTGATCTGCCGGCCTGTGCGTGGTCCGGCTCGACCGCCCATCTGATGCAGGTGGAACGGGAGGTGGTGCGCGCGGCAGCGGGGGATGTGGACTATCTGGCGCTGTGCACCCCGGCCGATGTTCCGGTGGCGATCGGAGGCATCGACTACCAGGTCACGGCCAGCGTAGGCACACTCTGGCAGCTCGCGGTACTCCCGGCCCTGCAGTCGTGTGGTCTGGGCACCATGCTCATCCGGGCCGCGGAGGATCGCATCAGGTCACGCGGCCTGCACAGGGCCGAGCTCGCGGTGGAGGAGAGCAATCCACGGGCCAGGGCCCTGTACGAGCGACTGGGCTACCTGGCCCACGGTCGTCGACCTGATGCCTGGGACGTCCAGGCGCCGGACGGCTCACTGCTCCGGCACGAGACCATGTGCACGCTGATGCACAAGCACTTGTCGTAG
- a CDS encoding transposase encodes MAGVITASEPSWIAPFTGLSPRCFGKLLTALRREGADTVRRGRPWSLSFEDRVLLVTAYWRTNLTLRQLAPLFGISKSAAGRIIDHLAPALAHQRRKWFRRDTVLIVNGTLVPTRDHAVAERSKNYRYSTNHQVVIDADTCLVVAVGRPVPGNRNDCKAWELSGAKAAVGRTTVIADGGYRGTGLVIPHRRKKGQAELMAWKEEHNTSHRQVRARVDHVFARMKGWKILRDCRLKGDGVHHAMLGIARLHNLARAG; translated from the coding sequence GTGGCTGGTGTGATCACGGCGTCAGAGCCGTCTTGGATAGCCCCGTTCACTGGGCTGAGTCCGCGCTGCTTCGGCAAACTACTGACCGCACTGCGGCGTGAAGGCGCGGACACGGTCCGCAGAGGGCGACCGTGGAGCCTGTCGTTCGAGGATCGGGTCCTGCTGGTCACTGCGTACTGGCGCACCAACCTGACGCTGCGGCAGCTCGCCCCCCTGTTCGGTATCTCAAAATCAGCGGCCGGCCGCATCATCGACCACCTCGCGCCTGCACTCGCACACCAGCGCCGTAAGTGGTTCCGCAGGGACACCGTGCTGATCGTGAACGGCACCCTGGTCCCCACCCGCGACCATGCCGTCGCCGAGCGGTCGAAGAATTACCGGTACTCCACCAACCACCAAGTCGTCATCGACGCTGACACCTGCCTCGTCGTCGCCGTCGGCCGGCCAGTTCCGGGCAACCGCAACGACTGCAAGGCGTGGGAGCTGTCTGGCGCCAAAGCAGCCGTCGGCCGGACGACGGTGATCGCGGACGGTGGCTACCGAGGCACCGGCCTGGTCATCCCACACCGCCGCAAGAAAGGCCAGGCCGAACTTATGGCTTGGAAGGAGGAACACAACACCTCCCACCGCCAGGTCCGCGCCCGAGTCGATCACGTCTTCGCCCGAATGAAGGGCTGGAAGATCCTGCGCGACTGCCGCCTGAAAGGCGACGGTGTTCACCACGCCATGCTGGGCATCGCCCGTCTGCACAACCTCGCCCGCGCCGGATGA